The genomic window GATGATGCGATGAAACATTTTGCTGGCGTCCGGCTCGTGTTCGGTCAGAAGCCGGATGGCGGTTTCCAGCATTTCCCGGTAAGTGCTGGCTTCCTGCTGCATGCGTTCGGTCCATTCCTGTTCCGGTTGCCATCCCTCCGCTGTTTTCTCCAGCAGGGTGGCTCCGTGGTTCAAGATGGCGTGCGTGCCCCATGCAAGCCTGAGGGCTTCAAAACCCCGGCGGTCCCTTCCGGTCACGGGAATCACGTTGCCCTGTTCCAGCCACCTCAAAAACCTCCTCTGGTGGTCCAGCGTGAAGGTGGGTTTCACCCCAGAGCCCTCCTGCACCACATTGATTGGGGTTTCAGAGGGTTTTTGCCTGAGGTGCAGTTTGCGTTCGGTTTGCAGAAAAGTGTCGTCCAGATCGGTGAAAATCAGCATGGTGACCTCAAAAGTAAACCGCCTCTGCTTTTAAAAGTTCCATCAAATCCTGATCTTGCTGGGTGGGCAGGGTCTCAAAGCACACGAAAATCCGGCTGTACTGCTCTGGGCGGTGGTTGTACAGGTAGTTGGGAATCTGGTCCCCGTAATTGTCCATGAATTCCAGACGGTCCTGAATCACCTCGCCGGGCAGAATCGGGCTGCGGGTGGTGGTGTGAAAAACCACCCTGTGTCCTTTGTTTTCCAGCGCCAGTGCAAACCGCAAAGGCTCAAAAGCAAATTCTCCGGTGCCCAGAACCAGAATGGGTTTCTCCTGCATGGGCAGGTTATCCACCAGAGATTGCACCTCCTCTGGCAGGTGTTCGGTGGCAGGCAGGCGTCCCAGACGGGCATACTCATGCCGGATCAATGGGGCTTTGTCCTCGCCATTGCCGATCACTTTGGGCAGCTCAGGCGGAGAAAAATCCGGATTGGCCTCAAAAGCCATGTTGCCTTTGACCAGAGCGTGGATGGTGACCGGCAAACCGAACTCCTCCAAAAGCACCTCCTCTGGCAGGTCCAGCCAACTGGTGAAGCACACCAGATGCACCTCCCTCAGGCCAGGAAGTTGCCTTTTCAAAGTGTGGGTCAGGGCCTTCAGGGTTTTTCCGGTGGTGATTTCATCGTCAATGAGCACGAGGGTTTTTGCCCCATCCCAGAGGTCTTTTTTGGGACCAGACTCTGGAGGGTAAATCAGGTGGTCGGTGGCATGCGAGTGGGTTTCCTGAAACTGCAAGGTGCTCCGGTCTCCCAGACGGTAGCGGGTGGAAGGCAGGTACAGCACGTCCTGACGGCCAGAGGCTTTGCTGTACTCCTCAAAGATGCTGGTGGCAAGACCAGTGGCGGTCTCTGCCATCCCGATGAACAGCACCGGACCTTCTGCCTGTGCAGGCAGTGAAGTGGCCAGAAAACGGTGGTGCTTCAGGGCTTCAGAGGGCCTGACCGGCAAGTGCTTCCCGAGGATCTTGCTGACAAACAAGAACCCCCGTCTGGGATTCTGCCGGACCGCATAGGTGGTGATGGATTCTAGAGGCACCTGCTCTTCATGCAGTTCAATCTGCAAAGTGCCCGAGGGCAACTCAACGGTGCTGCGCTTCAATGCTGCTCCTCCAGAACGTCTTCTTTGACCAGCAAGCTGGAGCTGAACGCCATCATGTGCACATTGCGCCTCGGGGCAGGCACTTCATGGGGCTGGATTCTGCCCAGTGCAAGGAGTGCAGCGTAATGCCCGTAATTCAGGCCAGCGGTGATGCTCATGTGGATGCCGCCACTGGGCCTTGGGTTGATTTCCAGCATGTTGGGCACCCCCTGACGGTCTTTCAATTGCATGTTGAAAATCCCGCTCAGGCGGTAATGGCGGGTGATGTCGCGCACAATCTGTTCCACCTCGGGGTTCTCTTCGCTGAACTGGCTGCTGCCTTCCTGACTTTTGGTGCGAATCACGTACTGGGCGAGTTCGCCGTCAAGGGCAAGGCAATCAATCGAACGCTCGGTGCCTTCGCAAAGCTGCATCAGGAGCATTTCGGTGAATTTTTTGTTGTTCCCGAAGTACTCTCTGGCTTCTGTGTAGCTCATGGCGTACAGCTCATTCCCGAGCAACAAGGTCATGCGGCTGCGGCGTCGCAGCATCCTGAAGCCACTGGCATAAATGCCCACACTGGGTTTGAAGCACAGGGGTTCGGTTTCCCCTCCCAGTTCTTCGACCCTCTGGTTGAATTCATCGAGGGTGTGAAAGGTGCGCCAGTCGGGAATGGGGCAAATTTCGGTGGGAAAAGCCTTTAAAAAATCTGCTTTGTGGTCCAGCAGTTTGATGGTCTCTGGTGATGCGGCCACCACCAGCCGGGTGCCCAGAGCTTCAAAATCCGCTTCATGCTTCTTGACGATGCTCTTTTCCTTGGAGGGAAAGAACACCTCAATGCGGTGCTTTTTGCAGTAATCCAGTGCCCACTGAACGTAGGCAGAACCCACCAGCCCTTTGGGTTCAAGTTCGTGGTGCCATGGGCCGTAAAGCATCGGGGCATCATTGGAGGTGTGGGTGGCGTAAATCTCCCATTGTGCTGTGCTGTGCATGGCTGCAATCACATGGTGCAGCACACTGAAACCCTTGTTGAACCAGACGCGTGTTTTCATGTTTGTCCTTCTGACCCACTTTGGTGGGCCTTTGAAACGGTGGTTTGATTGTATGGCATGTGCGCCCGGTCTTGTTTACGCTGCCTCTGGCAAAACCGTTCCGCAGTGCTGCGAAGAGCACAAAAAAGGCGAGGGGATGCCTCGCCTTGGGAACCGTTGAATTTTACTCGCCCAGCTGCGGATTCTGCCGCTGGTAACGCATGGACCAGAGCACCGAAGCCACAATGAAGCCCACACCAATCAAGCCGGTGACCACCTCGGGGATGTGGATGTCGTGGTTCATGCTCAGCAGCATGATGATGGCCAGAGCCCCAATCCCGTAGTGTGCGCCGTGCTCCAGGAACACGTACTGCTGCAAGGTGCCTTTTTTCACCAGCATCAGGGTCAAGGAACGCACGAAGACTGCACCGATGCACAGACCTGCGGCAATCACCACCACTTCTTTGGTGATGGCAAACGCACCGATCACGCCGTCCAGAGAGAAACTGGCGTCCAGCACTTCCAGGTAAATGAAAGCGGTCAGACCTGCAGCCCCTGCTTTGGCGGCCATGTCATCGGCGTCAAAAAGGCCCCCCAGAGCGTCAATGAAGATGTAGGTCAGGATGCCCACCACCCCTGCGGTCAGAGCAGCCATTTTCTCCTCGGGGTGCACGGCGTAATTCACCAAGCCCAGAAGAAGTGCACCGGTGATGAACACCTGAATGGTGTCCAGACGGCCAATTTTGGCCAGAGGGCGCTCGATGAAACCCAGCCAGTGGATTTCCTTCTCTGGGTCCATCAGGTATTTCAGGAACACCAGCATCAAGAAAGATCCACCGAACGCCGAAATGGGCACGTGTGCCTCATTCAGGTGCTTGGCGTACTCCGATGGATTGTTGAAAGCCAGCTGGGCCACTTCAAAGAAACCCAGTTTGGCCACCACCGCCACAATCACAATCGGGAAGATGAACCGCATGCCGAACACGGCAATCAGGATGCCCCATGTCAGGAAGCGCTGTTGCCAGACCGGACTCATGTTCTTGAGGACACTGGCGTTCACCACGGCGTTGTCGAAGCTCAGGGAGACTTCCATCACGCCCAGAATCAGGGCAATCAGCAGAAACGAAAGGGCCGTGGACATGTTGCCGGTCTGGAGGCCGTAATAAAAGGCCCCCACCAAACACACCACAGTCACCACAAAAGCAAAACCAAACTCGCGACGCAACATCTTTTCCTTTCACAAGCGGCCTGATACAGCTGAGCGGTTCCCAGCCTCTTCCACTGCAGGCAGCTTTACAACCTTACACCAAGGTTTGCCCCCGCACCCCTGGGTGTGGCTCTCGGGCGCGGGGGCAAGAGAGGGCTGAAAATCAGCCGACGTTCACACCAAAGTCCAGCGCAAGGCCGCGCAGACCGTTGTTGTAGCCCTGACCAATGGCTTTGAATTTCCAGTCGCTGTTGTGGCGGTACACTTCAGCGAAGATCATGGCGGTCTCGGTGCTGGCGTCCTCACTGAGATCATAACGGGCAATTTCCGAACCGCCTGCATTGTTTAATACACGTGCGTAAGCGTTGCGGACCATGCCGAAGTTCTGACGGCGGCCTTCTGCATCATAGATGGTCACGGCAATCACGATGCGGGTCACGTTCTGGGGAACACGGGTCAGGTCCACTTTGACGGTTTCGTCGTCGCCTGCACCCTCACCGGTGCGGTTGTCTCCGCCGTACTCCACGCTTCCATCGGTGCTGGTCTTGTTGTTGAAGAACACGAAGTCGCTGTCAGAAGCAACTTTTCCATTTTCGCCAAGCAAAAAAGCGCTGGCATCAAGGTCAAATGCGGCCCCGTCGGTGCTGCGGACGTCCCAACCCAGACCCACTGTGATGCTGGTCAGACCGGGAGCTTCTTTGGTCAAACTGACGTTTCCACCTTTGCTGAGACTTACTGGCATGTTGCCCTCCTGAAATTGAGTGAGTGATGGCTTGAAGAGGAATGCGGATGGATGTTCAAACGTTGAAGCCGTGGTTGCGCAAGAAGGCTTCCAGCCCTTCGCGGTAACCTTGACCAACGGCGCGGAATTTCCAGTCTGCGTTGTGGCGGTACAGTTCACCAAACACCATCAGGGTTTCGGTGCTGGCGTCTTCTGAAAGGTCGTAACGGGCCACTTCGGTGCCGGTTTCATCGTCCACCACGCGGATGAAGGCGTTGCGGATCTGGCCGAAGTTCTGCCCTCTGGAGAGGCCATCGTGAATGCTCACCGAGACCACGATGCGCTGGATTTGTGCAGGCACGCGGGCCAGCTCCACGAGAATGCTCTCGTCGTCTCCCTCGCCCTGACCGGTGCGGTTGTCTCCGGTGTGTTCCACTGCACCACTGCCGTGCTTGAGGTTGTTGTAGAAGATCAGGTCCGCATCGCTGCTGGCCTTGCCATCTTCTTTCACCAGCAAAGCCATGGCGTCGAGGTCGAAGGCTGCGCCGTCGGTGGCCCGCACGTCCCACCCGAGGCCAATGCGCACTTTGCGCAGACCGGGGGCTTCCTTGCTGAGGTTGATGTTTCCGCCTTTGCTGAGATTGATTGCCATTTCATCCTCCAATGGTGCTGTGGATCAAGATTTTTGACCGGACTGCCAGCGGAACCCGAAGCCGTAATGCTGATCGGTTTCCTGATGACCCCGGAAATAACGTTCTTCTTTGGTGACCTCGATGTGGTCTCCGGTGTTGGTGATGCTGCAAATGGCACAGAACCGCTGGGTGGGGTCGGGTTGGTCCAGTTTCAGGTGGATTTCGTTGCCCTGATCGTCGGTGATCCGCATGCGGCCTCCCACATCCTGAAAGGTGGACACCCCCTGATAAATATAAGCGAAGACCACCACCCGTTTGATCATGTCTGGACGCAAAACCAGCAGGTTCTCGCCGTCCTGAGACTGGCCACTGCGGTCGTCTTTGTCCAGATGGATGTACGGCACGGTGTCTTTGGCCCCGAAGGTGTTCCCGAGCGCCTGAATGACCCCTTTGTAGCCGTTTTGCATCTCGAACATGCACCCGAGGTCAAGGTCTGCACTGCTCTGGTTGCTGGACTGCCCGGGCAGCAAACTCCAGAGGCCCCCTCCGCCAGATTTGCCTTTCTGGTCCCAGTTCAGGTTGATGTGGATGGGTTGCTTGCGTCCATCCTTGCGCAAATTCACCTTGCCCGAGTCGCCACGTTTCTCAAGGGTGATTTTCTTGAGGTTCACACTCGGGGCTGGGGTGGGCTCTTGCCTTGCTGGAGGGGTTGGTGGAGCAGGTGGAATGGGTGCAGGTGAAGGGGCTGGAGCAGGTCTGGCCACTGTACCACCGTAGTGTTTCACAAGGTCTTCAAGGCCACCAATGAAGCCCTGTGCATACGCCCCGAAACGCCAGACATCCTTGAAGTAGATTTCCGCAAGGATCACGGCTTTTTCGAGGTTGAAGTGCTGGCCTGTGAAAACAAATTCCAGCAGCACCTCTCCGGCATGCGAAACGCGCACCCTTCCGGTTTTGATGTCCCGGAAGGTTTTGCCGTCGTCGGTGGTGCAGGTGAAAGCCAGACGCTTGATGTTTGCAGGCATTCTGGACAAATCCAGCTGGAACTGCGAACTGTAACTGTCCCTCTGGGTCAGTTGGACTTCCTGCCCGGCAGACTGGAGGTTGTTGTAAAACACCACATGGTCGTCGGAAGGCAGTTTTTCCTGTTCATTCAGCAGAAAGCAACTGATGTCATAGGCACTGGATGAACCCTGCACCTGCACGTCAATGGTGAGTTGCAAAGCAGATGTCACATCCGAAAGTTTGATTTTCTGTCCGGGGACCAGTTTTTGCATGTTTTTATCTTATCCGCAGATCCTGCAAACCCCGTGCTTTAAAGCACACGGCGGATGTCGTTGGCAATGTCTTGAACGGTGCGCCCGTTGGTCATCTCTCCGAGGGCTTTGAAGGTCCATTCGCCAGAGACCAGTTGCAGTTTGCCGATGATGATGCTGGTGTGGTTTCCGGTGGCGCTCAGGTTGTAGCGTGCAGCTTCCTGTTTGTTGTCTGCATTGACCACACGGCAAAAAGCATTTTCCACTTTGGAGAAGTTCTGACCCCGGAAACTGGACACCGCCAGCACAATCTGGGTCACGTTGGAAGGCAGGCGGGTGAGGTCCACGGTGATCACTTCATCGTCGCCGTCGCCCTGACCGGTGAGGTTGTCGCCAGAGTGGCGGATGCTGCCGTCTTTGCTTTGCAACTGGCGGAACCAGACGGTGTCGACGTGGTTGCCCTGTGCATCAAAAACTGCTGCACTGGCGTCCAGGTCAATGCTCTCTGGGGCAGCGAAGCGCCCGAACAGGCCTTTGGGTTTGGCCACATCCCAGCCCAATCCGAGGTGAATTCTTTGCAGGCCGCCGGGGCCTTCTTTTTTCAGGTTGATGCTCTGTCCTTTGGTCAAATTGATCATGTGAGTTCCTCCCGTGTTGATGGCTGGACAGCATGCATCATGCTGGCTGTTCATAGACCCACTACGCAGTCAGGGTTTCAAAAGTTTCCATCCATCCGTACCGGGATTGTAACACGTCTGTCTGAGAAGCGTTTTGTTTGAGGGGACTGCGTGGGTGGGCTTACAAACCCTGCCAAACCTGAGGTTTTCCGACAGGTCCGGGGCCAAACGGAGGTTGATTTTGAAATCCCCCTTTCCTGATCGAATCGGTAAAATTGATGCAAATTGCCATCCTGATGTGCTGAAAATGTTTGCGGAATATACATTTGTGGGTTGGTCCGGGATTATAATTCAAACAACAACAATGTCTGATGTGGATGTCTGAACCTGTTACACCCTTCAGGCAGGAGACCAGCCTCCATATGCTGGCGTTCAAGAGACTGTTTTCTTTGACAGTCTCTTTGCTTTTTGATGACTTGATGTGTTTTGGTGGGTTTGATATGAAATTTGCTTTCAAGTTGCAGAGGTGAAACAAAAAAGAAGCCTGCTTGTGCAGGCTTCTTCGGGTCCTGTGGTTTACAGGTTGTCTTGCAGGCTGGTGGCCGTTTTGAAACGGATTTTCTTGCCAGCAGGAACGGTGATGCGCTCGGTGGTGCCGGGACGCACGGCCTGACGCTCTTTGGTGGGAACCACAGAGAGGGTGCCAAAACCGGGCAGACCGACGGTCTTGCCTTCCTTAAGGGCCTCAACAATGATTTCCAGCATGGAGTCAATGACTTCGCCTGCGTCTTTTTTGCTGACACCGGCTTTTTCGGCGATCACTTGAATCAGTTGTTGCTTACCGACTTTTTCCATGGTTGATACCTCCGATGTTTTCAGAACGGTGCTCTGGTGGGATCAGAATACAGATGCACGTTGCTGCTTGATCATCTAATCTCTTGGCCGACCGAATGTCAATAGTGGTTATACACGACCAAGGCAGTTTTAGTGTACATGAGCTTCACCATCTGACGGCAGTTCATATCCCACTTTTCCCCCGGTTTTGTCACTACAGTGTCACTATGGAAACACCCCCGGCTGTCAAACCGGGGGTGCGTTTTTGGGGGTTCAGGCTGGGTTGAGTTGGCTGAGGGTGTCCCGCTGGATTTCAGCGAGGGTTTCTGCTGGGAGGTGCTGGCTCCATGTGGCCTGCCATGCCCCGAGGATGGGGGAGAGGAGGCTTCGGAGTTGGTCTTCGGCTGCGCGGGCCATGGTGATGGCTGGGAGGCAGTCAGGGCAGTAGTGGTGGCCGAGTGCGTCTGGCCCTTCTGGGAGCTTGAGGGCTCCGGGCTTTCCACAATTGTCGCAGTCATCGACGAGGGGCTTTCTCATAATGGGTTGCGCAGTGTGTAACGAATCTGACATCATAGGGTTGACCTCCGGGTCCAGTCGCGGTGAGCTCCCCAGCTTACGTCCGCGACTGTTTTGTTTTTGTTCCTTTTCATTTTACAGGTATGCCGTCAACATAAAAAGCATCAGGGCACTGCCCTACAGAAATGAGCGAGTAGATTCTACTCGCTCAAAAAATGGGGGAATTTCTCACAGATGTACAAAACAAGGGGCCAAAAAAATCAGCATCTGGAGCAAGGTTCAGTTGGACCGCCCATAGGCTGATAAACCGGCTTCAAAGGACCGGATGCCTGACCACAGGCAATGAGAAGGCTAACCACGAGCACCACACCGATAAAGGGTTTTTTGGTCTTTTGCATACCCCAGATTAACGCACATCCCTCAGGGCCACAGAGTCCAACAGCGCGAGATTAAACCACTTTCGCACTGGGCCTGCCCATTCCTCCACATGCACCCGGTAAGCCACGCCCTCTGGGTACATTTCCGCAAGCTTCTTCAAATCCAACTCCAGCACTTCGCCGCACGGACCAGCAGCCACATACCGCGACAAGCTGATGCGGGGCAACGGCACAACCTGATGGTTCACCACCATGACAGCCTCCTCGATGTGCGCAACAGGATGCGACTTCAAGGGGAACACATTCAAGCCCCCATGGTCCGCCACGATGAACGGCACAGAAGGGCAAAACTCCCACATATATAACGTCAGCATTTGACGCTGGCTGGTGCTGCACTTCTGCCACCCACCCAACAAAGCCTGCACGTCCTCACGGGAAAACAAGCACTCCTGCATCCCCACACTCGCCTGAATGAGCGCCAGAGACCGCATGCAGTGCAGCACCTGCATGTCATACAAATCATAACCCTGTAGGCTCCGGGCTTCCTCCAGAGCCTCAGGTTTCCTGAGGGCAGCGAGGGCCAGCAGGCGCATCATGCACACCATCGGATTCCGGTACACATTCGGGCTCTGGGCTTCCTGATGCGCAAGCACCTGCTGCAACATGGCATTGGCTGTGCTGACCGTGCGTTTCCCACGCTGAAAGGGGAACTTCTGCGCCAAGAACGTCAAAAGCCTCCTGCAATCCGCCCAGGACTCCGTGACGCTCTTGAGTTCAGCATCATGCACCCCAAAACGGCGCTCACCGGACTGCAGCGTCTTCAATGCAGCCTGCACATCCGCAGGAGCCCCCTCAGGGAGGTCAGCCCCACCCAGCAGGCACGCCCAGAACAACAGCCGGGTGCTGGTGTCCACCACATGCTGAGATCCTCCGGTGGATGTGGCGATCTCACTCAACAAAGGAGCCACTTCAGAGTAACGGTCCTGAGCCCAAAGCCTCCTCGCCCGCTGGTATTTTGCATTCATGTTCACACTCGCCAAACCAATCATTTTTGAATTCGATTCCGCTTCCTGCAGGAACGGCAGGGCCTCATCCTCCCGCTTCAAACCAATCAGAAAGGTTGCTGCTGCAATGTTCAGGTGGGCAATCCCTTCAACATCCTCGATGCTGTCTGCTGCTGCCCCATCGATTTGGGAGATGGTCCACTGGAGGTACATCTCCCACAGGTGCGGGCTGGGGGCAAACTCGTAAAGCACCCGGGCCAGATACCCACGCCCAAGCAAGGTGTGAGCCACGGTGTCGAGCAGGTCACGGGCCTCCTCATCCCTCTGGAGCTGAAAAAGCACCCAACCCATGCGGGCCGTAAGGGTCGTGGAGCGCTGGCCACTGGAATGCAGCAGCACCAGCAGGTCATCGAGGGCTTTGTTTTTTGTGGCGTTCACAACTGCAAAATCAAACAGGCGTGGGGTATGGATAAGGCGATAGAAGTCCATATGGTTGAGTGAATTATAAACATGCAGGGGTTGCTGAAAGGTTGTCTCAGTTTATTAAATGGCTGTCATAAATGTAATGATTTAAGGAACAAAAAACCCTCTGGTCGAAACCAGAGGGGAATTACCTTAAAGGATTATCAGGACGCACGGACCAGCAGCACCCCGAGGAGGAACACATTGGTGGTCACGGTGTCCAGCGCGTCTGCTGCCACGCGCCTTGCTCTCAGTCCGATGGGTCTGTAACTGGCACTCTGGTTGGTGGCGACACGGGTCCACACAGTGGGGTAGGCACTCCCTTGGTTTGGGGCCACTCCGGCGACGACCCCACCCGGCGCACTGAAAACCCCACTTGCACCCGAGGCAGGCATGGGCGCACTGAAACCGCCAGTCCCAAGGTTTTGCAGCCCGACCTCCCATGCCACGCCGTTGTTACTGCCTGTGTAACCTGTGCCCAGAGCAACTGTCCACACGAAATGGACATCAAATGACTGCCAGTGTGATGGGATGTCCACAGCAGCATTGACGCTCATCTGCGTGCTCGGGTCCATCGTCCATGCAGGCATGGTGTTGGCAATCGCCAGAGTGGGGGCATTTTCGGAGGCCAGAAACTGCGAGGCCGGAATGAAACGCCATGTCTCCCGCATCGGAGGGGCCTGGGGGACCACGAGCCTGCTGGCCTTGAAGTGCCTTGCAACCTCATTGGCCCAGAGGGGCGAACCAGCATTGTCGTTGGGGTGGATGCCGTCCGGCAGCAACAGATTTGCTGTATAGGACGAATCATTCAGGAATGCCTGAGTGACGTTGATGCACCCATACCCCTCTGAGGCGCACAACTCCATGACTGTCCGCATGCGGATCAGGTGGTTGGTCCTCTCGGCATCCCCAGTTCCCCTCGGGTTCTGGAGCGTACAGATCACCCCCGCGCTGGGCCATGTTTCCTGCACTTTGCGCATCAAGGCATAGTGTGTGGCACGATAAGTGGCCCCGACGCCCGTTGTATTGTGCCCGTAGTTGACCATCACAAGCTGAGGAGTCATTGAGGACATCACAGCCCACCGTGCCTGCGTTGCCACTGGGTAGGATGCCTGCGTGCCGGAGATGCTGCCGTTCCAGACGGTCAGGGTTCTGCCACTCGTGCCGGTCTGGAGTGTCACAGCGGAGTTCCAGGTGTCATTCGTATCTTTATATGTGCGATACAAAACAGTCCACGTTGGGAACATCGCCCCGAGCCTCTGCGCCAGCAAGTAAACCCATCGGGTGTTGGTGGCCCCGGTGCTGTCGCCGAGGATGAGCATTGCTGCATCCTCGGCGCCGAGCATCATGCGCTGAACGAGGACTGCTGCCTGCTGGGCAACGATTTGGTTGTTGGGGACGAAGCCGCCTTTGCTCATGACAACCACCAGTCAACTTCCACAAGCCCGGTGGCCACCACTGCGTAATGCGTGGCGGTTCCCACGGCAACCTGAATGGCTTCACCTTCGAACAGGAACCTGCTTCCAGAGCCATCTGAAACAGCCCCAGTGGGGGCAGCAGCAGTCACGGTGCTGTTGCCAAATCGAAAGTATGCATTCGATGCAATAGGGCGAATGATCATGGTTTTTGCGCCCGCGGGCACAGCAATTGCATTCCCCGTGGGTCCATTGAGCCAGTTCACGCCGTCTGCGCGGGTTCTGGACTCCAAAGACAGACTTGCCAGAGCAGCGATGATGGTAGCACGATCCGCAGCCCCACCATCTGACTCATCCCAGCCATCCCCAGACTTGGTGTGCAATGCAAAGCCTTTCAATGGGCTGCGGGCCACAGTATCGTCAGATCTGGTCACTGCTGTGCTCCTTTCAGGGCTTCAAGGCGCCCCCAAGCCCACTCCACGGCCTGCTCGACGGCCCAACGTTGAAGGCGGTCCACAATTGGGAAGTCAAGGAATGCGCCCAGAACGGGAATTTTGTCATCAAGCATTTCGAGCTTCTCGGTAAGAAAATCACAGGCGATTTTCTTTTTGTCCTCCCCAAGAAGTTCCACGCCGGACTCTTTGGCTTTCTGCTCTGCATGCTGGACAGCATCCTGTGCGTTTTCTGCAACCCAACTCTTCCAATCAAAACTCATATTGCACCTCTTGCCGTGGGCATGTAACCCAAAATGAAAGAACCCAGCAAAAAATGCTGGATTCTGGCTTTAGACCAAGGTGAAAGATTGTGGTGGCTATGTAATCACGGGAGACCTGTGGTCTCCCGTGGGAGAGATCAGATGCCGAAGTGCTGCTTGATGAGCCTCAGGTACTGCGCCCGGTGCTCCAGTCCATTCAGGCCACCATTGATACCTCTGGTGACCCCCCTAATTTTATCCTGATCAGCGAAGCGATTCAGGTTTCTGGCCTTCCAGTACGCTGCTGCCACCTGCGCACCCACCCCGATTTGAAGCAGCAAATCAGGGTTGCCCACCAAATCAAAGCCGGTCAGTTCGCCGTAAGTGGCGTAATTGTCCCGCCCGGTCAACTGGATGAAGCCCCTACCCCGGTACTTGAAGCCATCGCCCGGCTGGGTGTTCCCCATGCGCCCACCGTACACCTTGTCACCCAGAGCTTCTGGGTTCATGGCGTAAGGCTGGGCACTTTCCAGAGTGGGGAAACGAGCAGGCCATACTTCCCGCAGGCGTTTAGCGGAGTAATTCAGGTTTTCTTCCTGCGGAACCAGTCGGGATTCCGCTGCCAGTTGGGCCAGAAAGTGCGCGACCCTCAGTTTGGTGTTGATGCCGTGCTGGTCTGCTGCCTTCTGGAATTTCTCGGCCATAATGTCTGGCCGTGGAGCCGATGGGTTGATCTTTCGGATCAGTTCAGGCGTGATCAAGGCGATCCCCTGCCCGTCTGCGCAAAGGCACTTCGTTGCGGATTCGACGTTCATTCAGGTACGCAGAAACTGAAGCGATAATCCCGAGCTGCGCACCATACTCCATGAAATCCACCACCCGAAGGGGCGGTGCTTGATCCGTGAAAATCACTGCCATGCGCATCACCAGTCCCACCAGACTGAGCAGGATGAACAGCCCGAGCAGGAGCACCAGTCGATTGGAGCGCACTGTAAACCGGTACCCAATCAGGCACCGGATTGCCCACGCATGCACCCCCACATTGCACATGAGCAGCACCAGCAGGATGAGCACATTCCCGAGAGGCATGGTCGAAAGGCCGTAAAATGTCATGGCTGATCATCTCCTTTTTGTTGCCCCAGAGCGGAATCCGCCTTCTGGCGAACCAAACTCCAGAACCACGTTTTGGTTTTCTTCTGCTCCTCTTTGTCCAGAAAGTCCTTGCCCATGAACCCCAGGAACACCGTCGCGATGACCAGTGAGGGCATGTTCAACCACCCCATGACAGCGAGGATTGCAGACACCAGAAAAATCAGGGACATTGCCAGTCCAATGTCCCCCACCATTCGCCAATTGTCTTTTTTGCGTGTCCGAGGGTCGCTTTTCCATTTGAGCCACTGGAGGAGCCCGACTCCCACG from Deinococcus misasensis DSM 22328 includes these protein-coding regions:
- a CDS encoding HU family DNA-binding protein, producing MEKVGKQQLIQVIAEKAGVSKKDAGEVIDSMLEIIVEALKEGKTVGLPGFGTLSVVPTKERQAVRPGTTERITVPAGKKIRFKTATSLQDNL
- a CDS encoding SGNH/GDSL hydrolase family protein translates to MSKGGFVPNNQIVAQQAAVLVQRMMLGAEDAAMLILGDSTGATNTRWVYLLAQRLGAMFPTWTVLYRTYKDTNDTWNSAVTLQTGTSGRTLTVWNGSISGTQASYPVATQARWAVMSSMTPQLVMVNYGHNTTGVGATYRATHYALMRKVQETWPSAGVICTLQNPRGTGDAERTNHLIRMRTVMELCASEGYGCINVTQAFLNDSSYTANLLLPDGIHPNDNAGSPLWANEVARHFKASRLVVPQAPPMRETWRFIPASQFLASENAPTLAIANTMPAWTMDPSTQMSVNAAVDIPSHWQSFDVHFVWTVALGTGYTGSNNGVAWEVGLQNLGTGGFSAPMPASGASGVFSAPGGVVAGVAPNQGSAYPTVWTRVATNQSASYRPIGLRARRVAADALDTVTTNVFLLGVLLVRAS
- a CDS encoding glycoside hydrolase family 19 protein, translated to MITPELIRKINPSAPRPDIMAEKFQKAADQHGINTKLRVAHFLAQLAAESRLVPQEENLNYSAKRLREVWPARFPTLESAQPYAMNPEALGDKVYGGRMGNTQPGDGFKYRGRGFIQLTGRDNYATYGELTGFDLVGNPDLLLQIGVGAQVAAAYWKARNLNRFADQDKIRGVTRGINGGLNGLEHRAQYLRLIKQHFGI